A genomic segment from Leopardus geoffroyi isolate Oge1 chromosome A2, O.geoffroyi_Oge1_pat1.0, whole genome shotgun sequence encodes:
- the USP19 gene encoding ubiquitin carboxyl-terminal hydrolase 19 isoform X14 — MSGGASTTGPRRGPPGLEEATSKKKQKDRANQESKDGDPRRGSVSSREEQAKEELLLDWRQSADEVIVKLRVGAGPLRLEEVDAAFTDTDCVVRLPGGRQWGGVFYAEIESSCTKVQARKGGLLQLALPKKVPLLTWPSLLKKPLGTQEALPGLRCQENGQEPSPIALEPGPEPRRGKQEARNQKRAQGRGEVGAGAGPGAQAGPSAKRAVHLRRGPDGEGSRDGPGPRGDAPPFLAETATQAEAEEQLRVPPLNPQTCLLSSEENLALLAGEKTVSPRNDPVSPAMARSRDPEKGDRSKEEMAEAADALTLVDEPESMVNLAFVKNDSYEKGPDSVVVHVYVKEICRDTSRVLFREQDFTLIFQTRDGNFLRLHPGCGPHTIFRWQVKLRNLIEPEQCTFCFTASRIDICLRKRQSQRWGGLEAPAARVGGAKVAVPTGPTPLDSTPPGGAPHPLTGQEEARAVEKEKPKARSEDTGLDGVVARTPMEHVAPKPEPHLASPKPTCMVPPMPHSPVSGDSVEEEEEEEKKVCLPGFTGLVNLGNTCFMNSVIQSLSNTRELRDFFHDRSFEAEINYNNPLGTGGRLAIGFAVLLRALWKGTHHAFQPSKLKAIVASKASQFTGYAQHDAQEFMAFLLDGLHEDLNRIQNKPYTETVDSDGRPDEVVAEEAWQRHKMRNDSFIVDLFQGQYKSKLVCPVCAKVSITFDPFLYLPVPLPQKQKVLPVFYFAREPHSKPIKFLVSISKENSSASEVLESLSQSVHVKPENLRLAEVIKNRFHRVFLPSHSLDTVSPSDTLLCFELLSPELAKERVVVLEVQQRPQVPSIPISKCAACQRKQQSEDEKLKRCTRCYRVGYCNQLCQKTHWPDHKGLCRPENIGYPFLVSVPASRLTYARLAQLLEGYARYSVSVFQPPFQPGRMALESQGTGCTTLLSTSSLEAGDSERDPIQPPELQLVTPVAEGDTGVPRTWAAPDRGSVPSTSGVSSEVLASGPVEVGSLPAGERMSRPEAAVPGYQHPSEAINAHTPQFFIYKIDASNREQRLEDKGDTPLELGEDCSLALVWRNNERLQEFVLVASKELECAEDPGSAGEAARAGHFTLDQCLNLFTRPEVLAPEEAWYCPQCKQHREASKQLLLWRLPNVLIVQLKRFSFRSFIWRDKINDLVEFPVRNLDLSKFCIGQKEEQLPSYDLYAVINHYGGMIGGHYTACARLPNDRSSQRSDVGWRLFDDSTVTTVDESQVVTRYAYVLFYRRRNSPVERPPRAGHSEHHPDLGPAAEAAASQGLGPGQAPEVAPTRTAPERFAPPVDRPAPTYSNMEEVD, encoded by the exons ATGTCTGGTGGGGCCAGCACCACGGGCCCAAGGAGAGGTCCCCCAGGACTGGAGGAGGCCACCAGTAAGAAGAAGCAGAAGGATCGAGCAAACCAGGAGAGCAAGGATGGAGATCCTAGGAGAG GGTCAGTGTCCTCTCGGGAGGAGCAGGCCAAAGAGG AGTTGTTGCTTGATTGGAGGCAGAGTGCAGATGAGGTGATTGTCAAGCTTCGTGTGGGAGCGGGTCCCCTGCGGCTGGAGGAGGTGGATGCTGCTTTCACAGACACAGACTGCGTGGTGCGGCTTCCAG GTGGTCGGCAGTGGGGTGGTGTTTTCTATGCTGAGATAGAAAGTTCTTGCACCAAAGTACAAGCCCGCAAGGGTGGCCTCCTGCAGCTGGCACTGCCCAAGAAGGTGCCTCTGCTCACATGGCCCTCTCTTCTG AAGAAACCTCTAGGGACCCAGGAGGCGTTGCCAGGGCTGCGGTGTCAGGAGAATGGGCAGGAGCCATCTCCCATTGCCCTGGAGCCAGGCCCTGAGCCCCGGCGGGGTAAACAGGAGGCCCGGAACCAGAAGAGGGCCCAGGGCCGTGGTGAGGTAGGCGCAGGGGCTGGCCCCGGGGCCCAGGCAGGGCCCAGCGCCAAGAGGGCTGTGCATCTCCGCAGAGGGCCAGATGGGGAAGGGTCCAGAGATGGGCCTGGACCCCGGGGCGATGCCCCCCCCTTCTTGGCtgagacagccacccag GCTGAGGCTGAGGAACAGCTCCGGGTACCACCGCTGAACCCCCAGACCTGCCTTTTGAGTTCAGAGGAGAATCTAGCACTCTTGGCAGGAGAGAAGACCGTGTCCCCCAGGAATGATCCAGTCTCCCCAGCCATGGCTCGGAGCAGAGATCCTGAGAAAGGTGACCGTTCCAAAGAGGAGATGGCAGAGGCAGCAGATGCTCTAACCTTGGTGGATG AGCCGGAGTCCATGGTGAACCTGGCATTTGTCAAGAATGACTCATATGAGAAGGGCCCGGATTCAGTGGTGGTGCATGTGTACGTGAAAGAAATCTGCAGGGACACTTCTCGAGTGCTTTTCCGCGAGCAAGATTTCACGCTTATCTTCCAGACCAG GGATGGAAACTTCCTGAGACTACACCCAGGCTGTGGGCCCCATACCATCTTCCGTTGGCAGGTGAAGCTCAG GAACCTGATTGAGCCTGAGCAGTGCACCTTTTGCTTCACGGCCTCTCGAATTGACATCTGCCTCCGAAAGCGGCAAAGTCAGCGCTGGGGGGGCCTGGAGGCCCCAGCTGCACGAG TGGGTGGTGCAAAGGTTGCCGTGCCGACAGGTCCAACCCCTCTGGATTCAACCCCACCGGgaggtgccccccaccctctcACAGGCCAGGAGGAAGCTCGGGCTGTGGAGAAGGAAAAACCCAAGGCTCGATCTGAGGACACGGGGCTGGATGGTGTGGTGGCCCGCACCCCCATGGAGCATGTAGCCCCAAAGCCAGAGCCACACCTAGCCTCG CCCAAGCCCACATGTATGGTGCCTCCAATGCCCCACAGCCCTGTGAGCGGAGATagtgtggaggaagaggaggaggaagagaagaaggtgTGTTTGCCTGGCTTCACTGGCCTTGTCAACCTAGGCAACACCTGCTTCATGAACAGTGTCATTCAGTCTCTGTCCAATACTCGGGAGCTCCGGGACTTCTTCCACG ACCGCTCCTTTGAGGCCGAGATCAACTACAACAACCCACTGGGGACTGGTGGGCGTCTGGCCATTGGCTTTGCTGTGTTGCTCCGGGCACTGTGGAAGGGCACCCACCATGCCTTCCAGCCTTCCAAGTTGAAG GCCATTGTGGCGAGCAAGGCCAGCCAGTTCACAGGCTATGCGCAGCATGATGCCCAGGAGTTCATGGCTTTCTTGCTGGATGGGCTGCATGAAGACTTGAATCGCATTCAGAACAAGCCCTACACAGAAACTGTGGATTCAGATGGGCGGCCCGATGAG GTGGTGGCTGAAGAAGCATGGCAGCGGCATAAGATGAGGAATGACTCTTTCATCGTAGACCTGTTTCAGGGCCAGTATAAGTCGAAGCTGGTGTGCCCTGTGTGTGCCAAG GTCTCCATCACTTTTGACCCATTCCTCTACCTGCCAGTACCCTTGCCACAGAAGCAGAAGGTTCTCCCCGTCTTCTATTTTGCCCGGGAGCCGCACAGCAAACCCATCAAG TTTCTGGTGAGCATCAGCAAGGAGAACTCCAGTGCAAGTGAAGTGTTGGAATCCCTCTCTCAGAGTGTCCACGTGAAGCCTGAGAACCTGCGTCTAGCTGAG GTGATTAAGAATCGTTTCCACCGTGTATTCCTGCCCTCCCACTCATTGGACACTGTGTCCCCATCTGACACGCTCCTCTGCTTTGAGCTGCTATCCCCAGAGTTGGCTAAGGAGCGGGTGGTGGTGCTAGAGGTGCAGCAG CGCCCCCAGGTGCCCAGCATCCCCATCTCCAAGTGTGCAGCCTGCCAGCGGAAGCAGCAGTCAGAGGACGAGAAGCTGAAGCGCTGTACCCGGTGCTACCGCGTGGGCTACTGCAACCA GCTCTGCCAGAAAACCCACTGGCCTGACCACAAGGGTCTCTGCCGCCCTGAGAACATTGGCTACCCATTTCTGGTCAGTGTACCTGCCTCACGTCTCACTTATGCTCGTCTTGCTCAGCTGCTAGAGGGCTATGCCCG GTATTCTGTGAGTGTATTCCAACCACCCTTCCAGCCTGGCCGCATGGCCTTGGAATCCCAGGGCACTGGCTGTACTACGTTGCTCTCTACTAGCTCCCTGGAGGCTGGGGACAGTGAGAGGGACCCGATTCAGCCGCCTGAGCTCCAGTTGGTGACCCCCGTGGCTGAGGGGGACACAGGGGTCCCTAGGACATGGGCGGCTCCTGATcggggctctgtgcccagcaccagTGGAGTTTCTTCTGAGGTGCTGGCCAGTGGGCCTGTTGAAGTTGGCTCCTTGCCTGCTGGTGAGAGGATGTCTCGGCCCGAAG CTGCTGTGCCTGGATATCAGCACCCAAGTGAAGCCATAAATGCCCACACCCCTCagttcttcatctataaaattgacGCATCTAACCGAGAGCAGCGGCTGGAGGACAAAG GAGACACCCCCCTGGAGCTGGGTGAGGACTGCAGCCTGGCTCTAGTGTGGCGGAACAATGAGCGCCTGCAGGAATTTGTGTTGGTAGCCTCCAAAGAGCTGGAGTGTGCTGAGGATCCAGGCTCTGCTGGTGAGGCTGCCCGTGCTGGGCACTTTACTCTGGACCAGTGCCTGAACCTCTTCACTCGGCCTGAGGTGCTGGCGCCTGAGGAGGCTTG GTACTGCCCACAGTGTAAACAACACAGAGAGGCCTCCAAGCAGCTGCTGCTGTGGCGCTTGCCCAACGTACTCATTGTGCAGCTCAAGCGCTTCTCCTTTCGGAGTTTCATTTGGCGTGACAAGATCAACGACCTGGTGGAGTTCCCTGTTCG GAACCTGGACCTGAGCAAGTTTTGCATTGGTCAGAAAGAGGAACAGCTGCCTAGCTACGACCTGTACGCTGTCATCAACCACTACGGAGGCATGATTGGCGGCCACTACACTGCCTGTGCCCGCCTGCCCAATGACCGCAGCAGCCAGCGCAGCGACGTGG GGTGGCGCTTATTTGATGACAGCACGGTGACAACAGTAGACGAGAGCCAGGTCGTGACGCGTTATGCCTATGTACTCTTCTACCGCCGGCGGAACTCTCCTGTGGAGAGGCCCCCCAGGGCAGGTCACTCTGAGCACCACCCAGACCTAGGCCCTGCAGCCGAGGCTGCTGCCAGCCAG GGACTGGGCCCTGGCCAGGCCCCCGAGGTGGCCCCCACGCGGACAGCCCCTGAACGCTTCGCCCCCCCTGTGGACCGCCCAGCCCCCACCTACAGCAACATGGAGGAGGTCGATTAG
- the USP19 gene encoding ubiquitin carboxyl-terminal hydrolase 19 isoform X13, protein MSGGASTTGPRRGPPGLEEATSKKKQKDRANQESKDGDPRRGSVSSREEQAKEELLLDWRQSADEVIVKLRVGAGPLRLEEVDAAFTDTDCVVRLPGGRQWGGVFYAEIESSCTKVQARKGGLLQLALPKKVPLLTWPSLLKPLGTQEALPGLRCQENGQEPSPIALEPGPEPRRGKQEARNQKRAQGRGEVGAGAGPGAQAGPSAKRAVHLRRGPDGEGSRDGPGPRGDAPPFLAETATQAEAEEQLRVPPLNPQTCLLSSEENLALLAGEKTVSPRNDPVSPAMARSRDPEKGDRSKEEMAEAADALTLVDEPESMVNLAFVKNDSYEKGPDSVVVHVYVKEICRDTSRVLFREQDFTLIFQTRDGNFLRLHPGCGPHTIFRWQVKLRNLIEPEQCTFCFTASRIDICLRKRQSQRWGGLEAPAARGAVGGAKVAVPTGPTPLDSTPPGGAPHPLTGQEEARAVEKEKPKARSEDTGLDGVVARTPMEHVAPKPEPHLASPKPTCMVPPMPHSPVSGDSVEEEEEEEKKVCLPGFTGLVNLGNTCFMNSVIQSLSNTRELRDFFHDRSFEAEINYNNPLGTGGRLAIGFAVLLRALWKGTHHAFQPSKLKAIVASKASQFTGYAQHDAQEFMAFLLDGLHEDLNRIQNKPYTETVDSDGRPDEVVAEEAWQRHKMRNDSFIVDLFQGQYKSKLVCPVCAKVSITFDPFLYLPVPLPQKQKVLPVFYFAREPHSKPIKFLVSISKENSSASEVLESLSQSVHVKPENLRLAEVIKNRFHRVFLPSHSLDTVSPSDTLLCFELLSPELAKERVVVLEVQQRPQVPSIPISKCAACQRKQQSEDEKLKRCTRCYRVGYCNQLCQKTHWPDHKGLCRPENIGYPFLVSVPASRLTYARLAQLLEGYARYSVSVFQPPFQPGRMALESQGTGCTTLLSTSSLEAGDSERDPIQPPELQLVTPVAEGDTGVPRTWAAPDRGSVPSTSGVSSEVLASGPVEVGSLPAGERMSRPEAAVPGYQHPSEAINAHTPQFFIYKIDASNREQRLEDKGDTPLELGEDCSLALVWRNNERLQEFVLVASKELECAEDPGSAGEAARAGHFTLDQCLNLFTRPEVLAPEEAWYCPQCKQHREASKQLLLWRLPNVLIVQLKRFSFRSFIWRDKINDLVEFPVRNLDLSKFCIGQKEEQLPSYDLYAVINHYGGMIGGHYTACARLPNDRSSQRSDVGWRLFDDSTVTTVDESQVVTRYAYVLFYRRRNSPVERPPRAGHSEHHPDLGPAAEAAASQGLGPGQAPEVAPTRTAPERFAPPVDRPAPTYSNMEEVD, encoded by the exons ATGTCTGGTGGGGCCAGCACCACGGGCCCAAGGAGAGGTCCCCCAGGACTGGAGGAGGCCACCAGTAAGAAGAAGCAGAAGGATCGAGCAAACCAGGAGAGCAAGGATGGAGATCCTAGGAGAG GGTCAGTGTCCTCTCGGGAGGAGCAGGCCAAAGAGG AGTTGTTGCTTGATTGGAGGCAGAGTGCAGATGAGGTGATTGTCAAGCTTCGTGTGGGAGCGGGTCCCCTGCGGCTGGAGGAGGTGGATGCTGCTTTCACAGACACAGACTGCGTGGTGCGGCTTCCAG GTGGTCGGCAGTGGGGTGGTGTTTTCTATGCTGAGATAGAAAGTTCTTGCACCAAAGTACAAGCCCGCAAGGGTGGCCTCCTGCAGCTGGCACTGCCCAAGAAGGTGCCTCTGCTCACATGGCCCTCTCTTCTG AAACCTCTAGGGACCCAGGAGGCGTTGCCAGGGCTGCGGTGTCAGGAGAATGGGCAGGAGCCATCTCCCATTGCCCTGGAGCCAGGCCCTGAGCCCCGGCGGGGTAAACAGGAGGCCCGGAACCAGAAGAGGGCCCAGGGCCGTGGTGAGGTAGGCGCAGGGGCTGGCCCCGGGGCCCAGGCAGGGCCCAGCGCCAAGAGGGCTGTGCATCTCCGCAGAGGGCCAGATGGGGAAGGGTCCAGAGATGGGCCTGGACCCCGGGGCGATGCCCCCCCCTTCTTGGCtgagacagccacccag GCTGAGGCTGAGGAACAGCTCCGGGTACCACCGCTGAACCCCCAGACCTGCCTTTTGAGTTCAGAGGAGAATCTAGCACTCTTGGCAGGAGAGAAGACCGTGTCCCCCAGGAATGATCCAGTCTCCCCAGCCATGGCTCGGAGCAGAGATCCTGAGAAAGGTGACCGTTCCAAAGAGGAGATGGCAGAGGCAGCAGATGCTCTAACCTTGGTGGATG AGCCGGAGTCCATGGTGAACCTGGCATTTGTCAAGAATGACTCATATGAGAAGGGCCCGGATTCAGTGGTGGTGCATGTGTACGTGAAAGAAATCTGCAGGGACACTTCTCGAGTGCTTTTCCGCGAGCAAGATTTCACGCTTATCTTCCAGACCAG GGATGGAAACTTCCTGAGACTACACCCAGGCTGTGGGCCCCATACCATCTTCCGTTGGCAGGTGAAGCTCAG GAACCTGATTGAGCCTGAGCAGTGCACCTTTTGCTTCACGGCCTCTCGAATTGACATCTGCCTCCGAAAGCGGCAAAGTCAGCGCTGGGGGGGCCTGGAGGCCCCAGCTGCACGAG GTGCAGTGGGTGGTGCAAAGGTTGCCGTGCCGACAGGTCCAACCCCTCTGGATTCAACCCCACCGGgaggtgccccccaccctctcACAGGCCAGGAGGAAGCTCGGGCTGTGGAGAAGGAAAAACCCAAGGCTCGATCTGAGGACACGGGGCTGGATGGTGTGGTGGCCCGCACCCCCATGGAGCATGTAGCCCCAAAGCCAGAGCCACACCTAGCCTCG CCCAAGCCCACATGTATGGTGCCTCCAATGCCCCACAGCCCTGTGAGCGGAGATagtgtggaggaagaggaggaggaagagaagaaggtgTGTTTGCCTGGCTTCACTGGCCTTGTCAACCTAGGCAACACCTGCTTCATGAACAGTGTCATTCAGTCTCTGTCCAATACTCGGGAGCTCCGGGACTTCTTCCACG ACCGCTCCTTTGAGGCCGAGATCAACTACAACAACCCACTGGGGACTGGTGGGCGTCTGGCCATTGGCTTTGCTGTGTTGCTCCGGGCACTGTGGAAGGGCACCCACCATGCCTTCCAGCCTTCCAAGTTGAAG GCCATTGTGGCGAGCAAGGCCAGCCAGTTCACAGGCTATGCGCAGCATGATGCCCAGGAGTTCATGGCTTTCTTGCTGGATGGGCTGCATGAAGACTTGAATCGCATTCAGAACAAGCCCTACACAGAAACTGTGGATTCAGATGGGCGGCCCGATGAG GTGGTGGCTGAAGAAGCATGGCAGCGGCATAAGATGAGGAATGACTCTTTCATCGTAGACCTGTTTCAGGGCCAGTATAAGTCGAAGCTGGTGTGCCCTGTGTGTGCCAAG GTCTCCATCACTTTTGACCCATTCCTCTACCTGCCAGTACCCTTGCCACAGAAGCAGAAGGTTCTCCCCGTCTTCTATTTTGCCCGGGAGCCGCACAGCAAACCCATCAAG TTTCTGGTGAGCATCAGCAAGGAGAACTCCAGTGCAAGTGAAGTGTTGGAATCCCTCTCTCAGAGTGTCCACGTGAAGCCTGAGAACCTGCGTCTAGCTGAG GTGATTAAGAATCGTTTCCACCGTGTATTCCTGCCCTCCCACTCATTGGACACTGTGTCCCCATCTGACACGCTCCTCTGCTTTGAGCTGCTATCCCCAGAGTTGGCTAAGGAGCGGGTGGTGGTGCTAGAGGTGCAGCAG CGCCCCCAGGTGCCCAGCATCCCCATCTCCAAGTGTGCAGCCTGCCAGCGGAAGCAGCAGTCAGAGGACGAGAAGCTGAAGCGCTGTACCCGGTGCTACCGCGTGGGCTACTGCAACCA GCTCTGCCAGAAAACCCACTGGCCTGACCACAAGGGTCTCTGCCGCCCTGAGAACATTGGCTACCCATTTCTGGTCAGTGTACCTGCCTCACGTCTCACTTATGCTCGTCTTGCTCAGCTGCTAGAGGGCTATGCCCG GTATTCTGTGAGTGTATTCCAACCACCCTTCCAGCCTGGCCGCATGGCCTTGGAATCCCAGGGCACTGGCTGTACTACGTTGCTCTCTACTAGCTCCCTGGAGGCTGGGGACAGTGAGAGGGACCCGATTCAGCCGCCTGAGCTCCAGTTGGTGACCCCCGTGGCTGAGGGGGACACAGGGGTCCCTAGGACATGGGCGGCTCCTGATcggggctctgtgcccagcaccagTGGAGTTTCTTCTGAGGTGCTGGCCAGTGGGCCTGTTGAAGTTGGCTCCTTGCCTGCTGGTGAGAGGATGTCTCGGCCCGAAG CTGCTGTGCCTGGATATCAGCACCCAAGTGAAGCCATAAATGCCCACACCCCTCagttcttcatctataaaattgacGCATCTAACCGAGAGCAGCGGCTGGAGGACAAAG GAGACACCCCCCTGGAGCTGGGTGAGGACTGCAGCCTGGCTCTAGTGTGGCGGAACAATGAGCGCCTGCAGGAATTTGTGTTGGTAGCCTCCAAAGAGCTGGAGTGTGCTGAGGATCCAGGCTCTGCTGGTGAGGCTGCCCGTGCTGGGCACTTTACTCTGGACCAGTGCCTGAACCTCTTCACTCGGCCTGAGGTGCTGGCGCCTGAGGAGGCTTG GTACTGCCCACAGTGTAAACAACACAGAGAGGCCTCCAAGCAGCTGCTGCTGTGGCGCTTGCCCAACGTACTCATTGTGCAGCTCAAGCGCTTCTCCTTTCGGAGTTTCATTTGGCGTGACAAGATCAACGACCTGGTGGAGTTCCCTGTTCG GAACCTGGACCTGAGCAAGTTTTGCATTGGTCAGAAAGAGGAACAGCTGCCTAGCTACGACCTGTACGCTGTCATCAACCACTACGGAGGCATGATTGGCGGCCACTACACTGCCTGTGCCCGCCTGCCCAATGACCGCAGCAGCCAGCGCAGCGACGTGG GGTGGCGCTTATTTGATGACAGCACGGTGACAACAGTAGACGAGAGCCAGGTCGTGACGCGTTATGCCTATGTACTCTTCTACCGCCGGCGGAACTCTCCTGTGGAGAGGCCCCCCAGGGCAGGTCACTCTGAGCACCACCCAGACCTAGGCCCTGCAGCCGAGGCTGCTGCCAGCCAG GGACTGGGCCCTGGCCAGGCCCCCGAGGTGGCCCCCACGCGGACAGCCCCTGAACGCTTCGCCCCCCCTGTGGACCGCCCAGCCCCCACCTACAGCAACATGGAGGAGGTCGATTAG